CTGTGAAGCAGTTGCAACACCTGTTGCAGCTGCGCCACGGAACAACCGAAATCTTTGAACAGTTCCCAGGCGATGGTCTGCAACGGCACGGTCTTCTGTAATTTGACAACAGGCACCATAAAAGTGTTGTCTTTACTGAAAAGCAGGCGCTTACGGTGCCTGGCCACTGATTCCTGGTAAAGCATTTCCGCCTCACGCATCCGCTGGATCGAGTTGTCCATGTTCTTCACCGCTGCCGGAAATACTTCCTGCATACGGGGAATAATCTGATGACGGAAAAAATTACGTGTATACTTATCCGTTATATTCGAACTGTCTTCCACAAAAGAGATGCGGTGCAGTGCTGCATAGGCGACCAGGACCTCCTTGTCGGCAAACAGCAGCGGCCGCACGATCCGTTCCTGCTTTGGCAGGATTCCATGCAGACCGGCAATACCGGTGCCTTTGCAGAAATTCATGAGGGCAGTTTCCACGCTGTCCTGCATATGATGCGCCGTGGCGATATAGCTGTACCCGCCTTGTTGACGGACCTCTTCCAGCCACTGGTAGCGCAGTTCACGGGCAGCCACCTGTATGCTGACGTTATGCCTTTGGGTATAGGCATTGGTATCAAAACGGGTCGTGTACAGCGGGAGGTCGAGGGCAACGGCCAGTTGCTGAACGAACTGTTCATCGCGGACAGACTCCTCTCCCCTCAGCTGGAAATTACAGTGGGCGATCCCTGCCGGAAATCCCGCCTGTTTAAATAAATGGGCCATCACAACAGAGTCCACTCCACCGCTTACGGCCAGCAGGATGCGCTGGGAAGGGTCAAACAACTGTTGCCCGGCGATATGGGCTGTAAAATTGGTCAGTAAGTGTTGCGGCATGGAGATGTGTTGAGTAAATTAATATACCAGTTCTTCGTAGGCCGACTGCAGCTCGTTATAGGCATGTCTTTCGTTAGCGGCTTTGGCCATGGCCATTCCTTTTTCATATACCGCGATAGCAGCTTCTTTTTCCTGTTGCCGTTCCAGTAATTTGCCCAGGTGGTAATAAGAACCTGTATACCCTGGTTCATGGGCCAGCAGTTCTTCAAACAGCTGCCGGGCCGCAGCGTCATTGTTTAACTTGATATACTCCAGTGCCAGGGCGTGTTTCAGGAAACTGTCGTTCGGACTTGTTTCCAGCATTTGTTTAATCTGTGCGATTCTGTCCATGTCGTTGGTGTGTTTTTTCCGGTGCTAACAAATTATAAATAACATTCATATTCCTGTTGTTTATACTGATTAAAATCATAATATAGCCTTGCGGTTGGCGTACATAAATAAGATATATTTGCTATTACCGCATTTTTTAAACCAAACAGTTTAAGGCATGAAGATTTTAGTTTGTATCAGTAAAACTCCGGACACGACTGCAAAAATAGCTTTCACGGACAATAACACGAAATTCAATGAGGCTGGTGTCCAGTTTATTATTAACCCATATGATGAATGGTATGCACTGGTAAGAGCGCTGGAGCTGAAGGAAACGATTGGTGCAGACGTTCATCTGATCACAGTAGGCGGACCTGATTGCGATGCTATTATTCGCAAGGCGCTGGCACTGGGCGGTGATGAAGCATTCCGTATCAACGCAGATAGCGCGGACAGTTATTATATCGCTGCACAGATTGCAGCACATGCCAAAGAAAAACAATATGACATCATATTTACCGGTAAGGAGACCATCGACTATAACGGTTCCGGTATAGGCGGCATGGTGGCAGAACTGCTGGAGCTGCCCTATGTTTCCATCGCAGCGAAGTTTGATCTGAACGGCACGGTGGCGACCATCAACCGGGAAATTGAAGGCGGAGAGGAAATTTGTGAAGTATCCCTTCCGGTAGTAGTATCCTGTCAGAAAGGTATGGCCGAAGCGCGTATCCCCAATATGCGCGGTATCATGGCGGCACGCACCAAGCCGTTGACCGTAGTGGAACCTGTGGCGGCCGATGCGCTGACCAGCGTGGTAAGTTTTGAACTGCCGCCGGCCAAGGCGGGCGTGAAGCTCATCAACCCGGACAAC
This window of the Chitinophaga varians genome carries:
- the tilS gene encoding tRNA lysidine(34) synthetase TilS, which produces MPQHLLTNFTAHIAGQQLFDPSQRILLAVSGGVDSVVMAHLFKQAGFPAGIAHCNFQLRGEESVRDEQFVQQLAVALDLPLYTTRFDTNAYTQRHNVSIQVAARELRYQWLEEVRQQGGYSYIATAHHMQDSVETALMNFCKGTGIAGLHGILPKQERIVRPLLFADKEVLVAYAALHRISFVEDSSNITDKYTRNFFRHQIIPRMQEVFPAAVKNMDNSIQRMREAEMLYQESVARHRKRLLFSKDNTFMVPVVKLQKTVPLQTIAWELFKDFGCSVAQLQQVLQLLHSESGRYVETATHRIIRNRSWLLVTPVAQPDAPVQVLDAAPAHVVYENGQLHVRQQERGQASIPTAPQTAWLDAAKVSFPLILRKWKQGDYFYPLGMPKKKKISRFLIDQKLSLPEKEKVWVIESAKRIIWVVGMRIDDRVKITTGTENILAIELKTRD
- a CDS encoding electron transfer flavoprotein subunit beta/FixA family protein produces the protein MKILVCISKTPDTTAKIAFTDNNTKFNEAGVQFIINPYDEWYALVRALELKETIGADVHLITVGGPDCDAIIRKALALGGDEAFRINADSADSYYIAAQIAAHAKEKQYDIIFTGKETIDYNGSGIGGMVAELLELPYVSIAAKFDLNGTVATINREIEGGEEICEVSLPVVVSCQKGMAEARIPNMRGIMAARTKPLTVVEPVAADALTSVVSFELPPAKAGVKLINPDNVAELVKLLHEEAKVI